The following are encoded together in the Pseudomonas sp. IB20 genome:
- a CDS encoding response regulator transcription factor, with protein sequence MNTVFIIDDHPVIRLAIRMLLEHEGYKVVGETDNGCDAIQMVRECLPDLIILDISIPKLDGLEVLCRFNAMSTSMKTLILTAQSPTLFATRCMRSGADGYVCKEGDLSELLSAIRAVLSGYNYFPSQALNANGTDGKDYLELELFKTVNDRELMVLQLFAQGRTNKEIAKGMFLSNKTVSTYKKRLMQKLKAKSLVELIEMAKRNALV encoded by the coding sequence ATGAACACAGTTTTTATCATTGATGACCACCCCGTTATCCGGTTGGCAATTCGGATGTTGTTGGAACATGAAGGTTATAAAGTCGTCGGTGAAACGGACAACGGCTGTGATGCAATACAAATGGTTCGCGAATGCCTGCCGGACCTGATCATCCTGGATATCAGTATTCCTAAACTTGATGGCCTCGAGGTACTGTGCCGATTCAACGCCATGAGCACATCCATGAAAACCCTGATTCTCACCGCCCAAAGCCCGACGCTGTTCGCCACGCGGTGCATGCGCTCGGGCGCCGATGGCTATGTGTGCAAGGAAGGTGACCTGAGCGAGCTGCTGAGCGCCATCCGCGCGGTGCTCTCCGGCTACAACTATTTCCCCAGCCAGGCATTGAATGCCAATGGCACCGACGGCAAGGATTACCTGGAACTTGAATTATTCAAGACGGTAAATGACCGAGAACTGATGGTCTTGCAACTTTTTGCACAAGGTCGCACCAACAAAGAAATAGCCAAAGGCATGTTCTTAAGCAACAAGACAGTAAGCACTTACAAAAAAAGGCTGATGCAAAAACTTAAAGCCAAATCCTTGGTAGAACTTATCGAGATGGCAAAACGAAACGCGCTAGTGTGA
- a CDS encoding response regulator: MEDHPFQLLATQCLLNSFGFNQLSLAENAEQAIRVMSQSEAPFDLMLCDQCLPDLPGLELVEIASRRHFIRGAILLSGLPLAELSNLTTQALQRNLPLLGYLLKPLNKDELATLIAPLLHL, encoded by the coding sequence GTGGAGGATCACCCCTTTCAGCTCCTGGCCACTCAGTGCCTGCTCAACAGTTTCGGTTTTAACCAACTGAGCCTCGCCGAAAATGCTGAACAGGCCATCCGCGTAATGTCACAGTCCGAGGCGCCCTTTGACCTCATGCTATGCGACCAATGCCTGCCTGATTTACCTGGGTTGGAACTGGTGGAAATCGCCAGTCGGCGACACTTTATAAGGGGCGCGATTCTACTGAGCGGGCTGCCTCTTGCGGAACTGTCTAACCTGACCACCCAAGCCTTGCAACGCAACCTGCCACTGCTTGGCTATTTATTAAAACCCCTAAACAAAGACGAACTGGCAACGTTAATTGCGCCACTACTCCATTTATAA
- a CDS encoding deoxyguanosinetriphosphate triphosphohydrolase, producing MDWPTLLNRERLGKPLHSPEELGRSPFHKDHDRIIFSGAFRRLGRKTQVHPVSSNDHIHTRLTHSLEVSCVGRSLGMRVGETLRSALPDWCDPSDLGMVVQSACLAHDIGNPPFGHSGEDAIRHWFQQAAGRGWLDDMSTAERNDFLNFEGNAQGFRVLTQLEYHQFDGGTRLTYATLGTYLKYPWTARHADSLGYKKHKFGCYQSELPILEQIASKLGLPQLEEQRWARHPLVYLMEAADDICYALIDLEDGLEMELLQYAEVESLLLDLVGDDLPQTYRQLGSQDSRRRKLAILRGKAIEHLTNAAARAFVEQQDALLAGTLPGDLVEHMHGPAKRCVLDAKDMARKKIFQDKRKTLHEIGAYTTLEILLNAFCGAALEQHGGRTPSFKNRRILDLLGNSAPNPHGSLHASFLRMIDFIAGMTDSYATEMAREMTGRSSPQ from the coding sequence TTGGATTGGCCCACCCTGCTTAACCGCGAACGTCTTGGAAAGCCCCTGCATAGCCCGGAAGAACTGGGCCGCAGCCCGTTCCACAAGGACCACGACCGCATTATTTTCTCTGGCGCGTTCCGCCGCCTGGGCCGCAAGACCCAAGTGCACCCGGTGTCCAGCAACGACCATATCCACACCCGCCTGACCCACTCCCTGGAAGTCAGCTGTGTGGGCCGCTCCCTCGGCATGCGCGTGGGCGAAACGCTGCGCAGCGCCCTACCCGACTGGTGCGACCCGAGCGACCTGGGCATGGTGGTGCAATCGGCCTGCCTGGCCCATGACATTGGTAACCCACCGTTCGGGCATTCCGGTGAAGATGCCATTCGGCACTGGTTCCAACAGGCGGCGGGTCGTGGCTGGCTGGATGACATGAGCACCGCCGAGCGCAATGACTTCCTCAATTTCGAAGGCAATGCCCAAGGCTTTCGCGTACTGACTCAGCTTGAATACCACCAGTTCGACGGTGGCACCCGGTTGACCTACGCCACCTTGGGCACCTACCTGAAATACCCCTGGACCGCCCGTCACGCGGACTCGCTGGGCTACAAGAAGCATAAGTTCGGCTGTTACCAGAGCGAGCTGCCGATCCTTGAGCAGATCGCCAGTAAGCTCGGCCTGCCACAGCTGGAAGAACAACGCTGGGCCCGTCACCCGCTGGTTTACCTGATGGAGGCGGCAGACGATATCTGCTACGCCTTGATCGACCTCGAAGACGGCCTGGAAATGGAGTTGCTGCAATATGCCGAGGTCGAGTCATTGCTGCTCGACCTGGTGGGCGACGACCTGCCTCAGACGTACCGGCAGCTGGGTTCCCAAGACTCGCGCCGACGCAAGCTGGCGATCCTGCGTGGCAAGGCCATCGAACACCTGACCAATGCCGCCGCGCGGGCCTTTGTCGAACAACAGGATGCCTTGCTCGCCGGCACGCTCCCAGGCGATCTGGTGGAGCACATGCATGGCCCCGCCAAGCGTTGCGTACTGGATGCCAAGGACATGGCCCGCAAGAAAATCTTCCAGGACAAGCGCAAGACCCTGCATGAAATCGGTGCCTACACCACGCTGGAAATCCTCTTGAACGCCTTTTGCGGCGCAGCGCTGGAGCAGCATGGCGGGCGCACGCCGTCGTTCAAGAACCGGCGCATCCTCGACTTGCTGGGTAACAGTGCACCTAACCCGCACGGGTCGTTGCACGCCTCGTTCCTGCGCATGATCGACTTTATCGCCGGCATGACGGACAGCTACGCCACCGAGATGGCACGGGAGATGACGGGGCGTTCCAGCCCACAGTGA
- a CDS encoding EAL domain-containing protein, translating into MIDGQPLACFQPFIDTATGRIAGVEALGRLRQADDSLQSVGPLFADRRTPGVALRRLDRQIRDNALSRLHEAPEDWFLSLNISPRWINRLRPGQALPSLKQVHAHGVDPQRIVFEITELGGDIQRLADVVARYREAGARIAIDDFGAGYSQLDRVLALQPDILKLDMRLFQEAAKGGPSSEVVRALAQMAEKTGCWIIAEGVETEAQLSFALECGARYVQGYLFAQAQLDWFSADAFVARFAQLRTVYVKQKLAERGRIMQLRLKLAELMKILQAWAQGQAPLDQLPQLPDFPWLLRFYQCDRHGTQLTPNFEWRQDAWQADSRYLGHNWSWRPYFYHLLAEGWEERRLTLSSTYRDATTNQYCLTAGQFFNNGQRLLLIDIDAVGL; encoded by the coding sequence GTGATCGACGGGCAACCGCTCGCCTGTTTCCAGCCATTTATCGACACTGCCACTGGGCGCATCGCCGGCGTGGAGGCCCTCGGCCGCCTGCGCCAGGCGGATGACAGCTTGCAGTCGGTCGGCCCACTGTTCGCCGACCGACGCACGCCTGGTGTGGCTTTGCGCCGCCTCGACCGGCAGATCCGCGACAATGCCTTGAGCCGCCTGCACGAGGCGCCCGAAGACTGGTTCCTCAGCCTGAACATCTCCCCACGCTGGATCAACCGCCTGCGTCCCGGCCAAGCCTTGCCCAGCTTGAAGCAGGTGCATGCGCACGGCGTTGACCCGCAGCGCATAGTGTTCGAGATCACCGAACTGGGCGGCGACATCCAGCGCCTGGCCGACGTGGTGGCGCGTTATCGCGAGGCCGGAGCACGCATCGCCATTGATGACTTCGGCGCCGGCTATTCGCAGCTCGACCGGGTGCTGGCGTTGCAGCCAGATATTCTCAAGTTGGACATGCGCCTGTTCCAGGAAGCGGCCAAGGGCGGGCCGAGCAGCGAGGTGGTACGGGCACTGGCGCAAATGGCCGAAAAGACCGGCTGTTGGATCATCGCCGAGGGCGTGGAAACCGAGGCACAGTTGAGCTTCGCCCTGGAATGCGGCGCGCGCTACGTACAGGGCTATCTGTTTGCCCAGGCGCAGTTAGACTGGTTTTCCGCCGATGCCTTCGTGGCGCGCTTTGCCCAACTGCGCACGGTTTACGTGAAGCAAAAACTCGCCGAGCGCGGCCGTATCATGCAGTTGCGCCTGAAACTGGCCGAGCTGATGAAGATCCTGCAGGCTTGGGCACAGGGCCAGGCGCCGCTTGATCAATTACCGCAATTGCCGGACTTCCCCTGGTTGCTGCGTTTTTACCAGTGCGACCGCCATGGCACTCAACTCACGCCCAACTTCGAATGGCGCCAGGACGCCTGGCAGGCCGACAGCCGTTACCTGGGGCATAACTGGTCGTGGCGGCCCTACTTCTATCATTTGCTCGCCGAAGGCTGGGAGGAACGACGCCTGACGCTGTCCTCGACCTACCGCGATGCCACCACCAACCAGTATTGCCTGACCGCCGGACAATTCTTCAATAACGGTCAGCGTTTGCTGTTAATCGATATTGATGCGGTCGGCCTGTAG
- a CDS encoding phage holin family protein produces MSIGESGSSTSSSSTSRRLGAAVLGLLHSHVELFGIELQEQKSRTVSLLLFAGLALVFALLLLVGLSALVMILVWDTYRLTGIISLCVFYTLAAAFCGVRLKAAIFDESTPFHATLEELANDRERLLP; encoded by the coding sequence ATGTCTATCGGCGAATCCGGCTCGTCCACGAGCTCAAGCTCCACTTCCCGACGCCTGGGCGCGGCCGTTCTGGGCTTGCTGCACAGCCACGTCGAATTGTTTGGCATAGAGTTGCAGGAGCAGAAATCCCGCACAGTCAGCTTGTTGTTGTTTGCGGGCCTGGCACTGGTGTTCGCCTTGCTGTTGCTGGTGGGGTTATCGGCACTGGTGATGATTCTGGTGTGGGACACCTACCGTCTCACCGGGATTATCAGCCTGTGCGTGTTCTACACCCTGGCCGCGGCCTTCTGCGGTGTGCGCTTGAAAGCGGCGATATTCGATGAATCAACGCCCTTCCACGCCACCCTCGAAGAGCTGGCCAATGATCGGGAGCGCCTGCTGCCATGA
- a CDS encoding DUF883 family protein, whose product MARRTAKTAQEILMADFQTLVSDTERLLDDTAVLAGDQADELRTKIHESLLKARETLQLTEDSLRERGQAAVTATEDYVQANPWQSVGIAAGVGFLIGLLATRR is encoded by the coding sequence ATGGCCAGAAGAACTGCAAAGACTGCGCAAGAAATACTGATGGCGGATTTTCAAACCCTGGTCAGTGACACTGAAAGGTTGCTGGACGACACCGCCGTGCTGGCCGGTGACCAGGCTGATGAGCTGCGCACCAAGATTCACGAAAGCCTGCTCAAGGCCCGCGAAACCCTGCAACTGACCGAAGACTCCCTGCGCGAACGCGGCCAGGCGGCCGTCACCGCCACCGAAGATTACGTGCAAGCCAACCCTTGGCAGTCGGTGGGCATTGCCGCCGGCGTGGGCTTTTTGATCGGTCTGCTGGCTACAAGGCGCTAA
- a CDS encoding ammonium transporter: MENLQSAVDTLVHSSNTLFILIGAVMVLAMHAGFAFLEVGTVRQKNQVNALSKILSDFAISTLAYFFIGYWISYGVSFMQPAAVLSADHGYGLVKFFFLLTFAAAIPAIISGGIAERAKFAPQLCATALIVAFIYPFFEGIVWNGNFGLQAWLLATFGASFHDFAGSVVVHAMGGWLALAAVLLLGPRNGRYREGRLVAFAPSSIPFLALGSWILIVGWFGFNVMSAQTLNGVSGLVAVNSLMAMVGGTVAALVIGRNDPGFLHNGPLAGLVAICAGSDLMHPVGALVTGAVAGGLFVWCFIAAQDRWKIDDVLGVWPLHGLCGVWGGIACGIFGQTALGGLGGVSLISQLIGTVLGVVVALLGGLLVYGVIKRVHGLRLSQEQEYYGADLSIHKIGSVSQD, encoded by the coding sequence ATGGAAAATTTGCAAAGTGCAGTGGACACCCTCGTCCACAGCTCCAACACCCTGTTCATCCTGATCGGTGCGGTCATGGTCCTGGCCATGCACGCCGGCTTCGCGTTCCTGGAAGTCGGCACCGTGCGCCAGAAAAACCAGGTGAATGCCTTGTCGAAGATCCTCAGCGACTTTGCCATCTCCACCCTGGCCTATTTCTTTATAGGCTATTGGATCTCCTACGGCGTGAGCTTCATGCAACCGGCCGCGGTGCTCAGTGCCGATCATGGCTATGGCCTGGTGAAGTTCTTCTTCCTGCTGACGTTCGCCGCGGCCATTCCGGCGATCATTTCCGGGGGCATAGCCGAACGGGCAAAGTTCGCCCCGCAGCTGTGCGCCACCGCGCTGATCGTGGCGTTTATCTACCCGTTTTTTGAAGGCATAGTCTGGAACGGCAACTTCGGCCTGCAAGCCTGGCTGCTGGCGACCTTTGGTGCCAGTTTCCATGACTTTGCCGGCTCCGTGGTGGTGCACGCCATGGGCGGCTGGCTGGCGCTGGCGGCCGTGTTGCTGCTGGGGCCGCGTAACGGGCGATACCGTGAAGGGCGGCTGGTGGCCTTCGCGCCGTCGAGCATTCCGTTTTTGGCGCTGGGCTCGTGGATCCTGATTGTCGGCTGGTTCGGCTTTAACGTAATGAGTGCGCAAACCCTCAACGGCGTCAGCGGGCTGGTGGCGGTTAACTCGCTGATGGCGATGGTCGGCGGCACGGTCGCCGCCTTGGTGATCGGTCGTAATGACCCGGGCTTTTTGCATAACGGCCCGCTCGCCGGGCTGGTGGCGATTTGCGCCGGCTCCGACCTGATGCACCCGGTGGGCGCGCTGGTCACCGGTGCGGTCGCCGGCGGTTTGTTTGTGTGGTGCTTCATCGCGGCCCAGGATCGCTGGAAGATCGACGACGTGCTAGGTGTGTGGCCGTTGCACGGCCTATGCGGCGTGTGGGGCGGCATCGCATGCGGCATCTTTGGCCAAACCGCCCTCGGCGGCCTGGGTGGCGTAAGCCTGATCAGCCAGTTGATCGGCACCGTCCTTGGCGTGGTGGTGGCGCTGCTCGGCGGCCTGCTGGTGTATGGCGTGATTAAGCGTGTGCACGGGCTGCGCCTGAGCCAGGAGCAGGAGTACTACGGCGCGGACCTGTCGATCCACAAGATTGGCTCGGTCAGTCAGGATTAA
- a CDS encoding cation:proton antiporter, with the protein MFANLLIILASSLVVIALFRRLQLPPVLGYLCVGLAVGPTALDWVNDSEDLPDLAELGVVFLLFSLGLEFSLTKMLALRSVVFGLGSLQVLGCGVLLGGVLMGFGLAPGVALLLGAGLALSSTAIVSKELTSLGEIFSSHGQNAIGVLLFQDVVAVLLLTLVPVFAGSSEQAWYWALPQTLGKTVLLFVGLLLASRWLLPRLFHEVAASHSAELFVLLALVIVLLTAWLTHLLGLSPALGAFLAGMLLGESHYRHQIEADIRPFRDILLGLFFVSIGMLIDLQLFISHSLLILGLTLALMLIKGCVVAALVKLRGSDSETAWRSGLALAQGGEFCFALMAQMQQSQLIPDEFNGLLLAATFCSMLLTPLLLRAAPTLALRLHRKPNQQVQLEEITALNAELRGHAVICGYGRVGQSIGRFLRQEQQAFIALDDDPERVNEAATEDSSVHYGDCRRGALLCAVGLERARLVVIAVDNSDVALTVLKEARRINPQVPILVRTRDDSQLAELKAAGASEVVPELLESSLMLASHALILLGLPDQQVQARVNEVRHSRYRLLHGFYPEREAPINPD; encoded by the coding sequence GTGTTCGCCAACCTGCTGATCATTCTGGCCTCATCCCTGGTGGTGATTGCGCTGTTTCGCCGGCTGCAACTGCCGCCCGTGCTGGGCTACCTGTGCGTGGGACTGGCTGTGGGGCCCACCGCACTGGACTGGGTGAATGACAGCGAAGACCTGCCCGACCTCGCCGAACTGGGGGTGGTGTTCCTGCTGTTTTCCCTCGGGTTGGAGTTTTCCCTGACCAAGATGCTCGCGCTGCGCAGCGTGGTGTTTGGCCTGGGCAGTTTGCAGGTACTCGGTTGCGGGGTGTTGTTGGGCGGCGTGCTGATGGGCTTCGGCCTGGCACCTGGCGTCGCGCTGTTGCTCGGCGCGGGCTTGGCGCTGTCCTCCACGGCTATCGTCAGCAAGGAGTTGACCAGCCTTGGGGAAATCTTCAGCAGCCATGGCCAGAACGCGATTGGCGTGTTGCTGTTCCAGGACGTGGTGGCGGTGTTGCTGCTGACCTTGGTGCCGGTGTTTGCCGGTAGCAGCGAGCAAGCCTGGTATTGGGCGCTGCCGCAGACCCTGGGCAAAACCGTGTTGTTGTTCGTCGGCCTGCTATTGGCCAGCCGCTGGTTACTGCCACGTCTGTTCCATGAAGTCGCCGCTTCGCACTCGGCAGAGTTGTTTGTGCTGTTGGCGCTGGTGATCGTGTTGCTTACCGCCTGGCTCACGCATTTGCTGGGCCTCTCCCCTGCGCTCGGCGCTTTTCTGGCCGGCATGCTGTTGGGGGAAAGCCACTACCGGCATCAGATCGAAGCGGATATCCGGCCGTTTCGCGACATTCTGCTGGGGCTGTTTTTCGTCAGCATCGGCATGCTTATCGACCTGCAGTTATTCATCAGCCACAGCCTGTTGATCCTCGGCCTGACCCTCGCACTGATGCTAATCAAGGGCTGCGTCGTGGCGGCCCTGGTCAAGCTGCGCGGCAGCGACAGTGAAACCGCGTGGCGCAGCGGCCTGGCCCTGGCGCAAGGGGGCGAGTTCTGTTTTGCGTTGATGGCACAGATGCAACAGAGCCAGCTGATCCCGGACGAATTCAATGGGTTGCTGCTTGCCGCCACTTTCTGCTCGATGTTGCTGACCCCGCTGTTACTGCGCGCGGCCCCCACGCTTGCCCTGCGCCTGCACCGCAAGCCCAATCAGCAGGTGCAGCTGGAGGAAATCACCGCACTCAATGCCGAGTTACGCGGCCACGCCGTGATTTGCGGGTACGGTCGGGTCGGGCAGTCCATCGGTCGATTTCTACGCCAGGAGCAACAGGCGTTTATCGCCCTGGATGACGACCCCGAGCGTGTGAATGAAGCCGCCACCGAAGACAGCAGCGTGCATTACGGCGACTGCCGCCGTGGTGCCCTGCTCTGCGCGGTCGGCCTGGAACGTGCGCGGTTGGTGGTCATCGCCGTGGATAACAGCGATGTCGCCCTGACGGTGCTGAAAGAGGCGAGAAGGATCAACCCACAGGTCCCCATCCTCGTGCGCACTCGCGATGACAGCCAACTGGCTGAGCTGAAAGCGGCAGGCGCCAGTGAAGTGGTGCCTGAGCTGTTGGAGTCGAGCTTGATGCTCGCCTCTCACGCCTTGATCCTGCTGGGCCTGCCGGACCAACAGGTGCAAGCGCGGGTGAATGAGGTGCGGCATAGCCGCTATCGCCTGCTGCACGGTTTCTACCCGGAGAGAGAAGCACCGATTAATCCTGACTGA
- a CDS encoding glutaredoxin family protein, producing MAEVEIMPLVEHGLLVELVDITDPDDLTEAYGLRIPVLRRVDTGAELDWPFDTGQIVAFLS from the coding sequence ATCGCCGAAGTCGAAATCATGCCACTCGTCGAACATGGGTTGCTGGTAGAACTGGTGGATATCACCGACCCCGATGATCTGACCGAAGCCTACGGCCTGCGGATTCCGGTGCTTCGCCGGGTGGATACCGGGGCAGAACTGGACTGGCCATTCGACACTGGACAGATTGTTGCCTTCCTTTCTTAA
- a CDS encoding transcriptional regulator yields MVNVEQLKSSVNRMSADVVRDAVNELRLDGLVTEGKTPFNKVHFNTCFAEIEALFQRAGYHKQLDVVGYQGLLYALYDPGRWEAVDVLRWLKEFTDAASASPVLRAQLAKA; encoded by the coding sequence GTGGTGAATGTTGAACAACTGAAAAGCAGCGTCAATCGCATGTCCGCCGACGTCGTGCGCGACGCGGTGAACGAGCTGCGCCTCGATGGCCTGGTCACGGAAGGCAAGACGCCGTTTAATAAAGTGCATTTCAATACCTGCTTTGCCGAGATCGAGGCGTTGTTCCAGCGCGCCGGTTACCACAAGCAGTTGGATGTGGTGGGTTATCAGGGCTTGCTGTACGCGCTTTACGATCCCGGCCGCTGGGAAGCGGTGGACGTGCTGCGCTGGCTCAAGGAATTCACCGACGCCGCCAGCGCCTCGCCGGTCCTGCGCGCGCAATTGGCCAAGGCCTGA
- a CDS encoding pseudouridine synthase → MSTSGFSASQHQASTLYLPPGPWATVLDCLCEHFPAISREHWLDRIARGRVLDINGTPISLGLAYKEGLCIYYFREVPNEKVIPVQETILYADEHLVVADKPHFLPVTPAGEYVEQTLLRRLIRRLDNPSLVPLHRIDRHTAGLVLFSANPQSRSAYQQLFPTRRIDKFYEAIAPALPNLTFPRVHKSRLVDGEPFFRMQEGPGASNTETAVEVREKNGDLWRYGLFPVTGKKHQLRVHMTALGASICNDPFYPDVIKDAEDDYANPLKLLAQGVRFIDPVTGEQRDFRSQITLDW, encoded by the coding sequence ATGTCCACATCCGGTTTTTCCGCTTCGCAACACCAAGCCAGCACGCTGTATTTGCCGCCTGGCCCCTGGGCGACGGTGCTGGACTGCCTGTGCGAGCACTTCCCGGCGATCAGCCGTGAACACTGGCTGGACCGCATCGCCCGTGGTCGGGTACTCGACATCAACGGTACGCCGATCAGCCTGGGCCTGGCCTACAAGGAAGGCCTGTGCATCTACTACTTCCGCGAAGTGCCGAATGAAAAGGTGATCCCGGTTCAGGAAACCATCCTGTACGCCGACGAGCACCTGGTGGTCGCCGACAAACCGCACTTTCTGCCGGTGACGCCAGCCGGTGAGTACGTCGAGCAGACCCTGCTGCGCCGTTTGATCCGTCGCCTGGATAACCCGTCTTTGGTGCCCTTGCACCGTATCGACCGGCACACCGCAGGGCTGGTGCTGTTCAGCGCCAACCCGCAAAGCCGTTCGGCGTATCAACAGCTGTTCCCTACGCGTCGCATCGACAAATTCTACGAAGCCATCGCCCCAGCCTTGCCGAACCTGACCTTCCCCAGGGTGCACAAAAGCCGTCTGGTGGATGGCGAGCCGTTCTTCCGCATGCAGGAAGGGCCCGGCGCCAGCAACACTGAAACTGCCGTGGAAGTACGTGAGAAAAACGGCGACCTATGGCGCTACGGCCTATTCCCCGTGACCGGCAAGAAGCACCAACTGCGGGTGCACATGACCGCGCTTGGGGCGAGTATCTGCAATGACCCGTTCTACCCTGACGTGATCAAGGACGCCGAGGACGACTACGCCAACCCGCTCAAACTGCTGGCCCAAGGCGTACGCTTTATCGACCCGGTGACCGGCGAACAGCGTGATTTTCGCAGCCAGATCACCCTCGACTGGTAA
- a CDS encoding YgdI/YgdR family lipoprotein, producing the protein MTQRTIAALMLALGLATLAGCASPTVITLNDGREIQAVDTPTYDKASGFYEFKQLDGKQTRINKDQVRTVKDL; encoded by the coding sequence ATGACTCAACGGACCATCGCCGCTCTCATGCTTGCACTGGGCCTCGCCACGCTTGCCGGTTGCGCCTCGCCTACAGTGATCACCCTGAATGACGGTCGCGAAATCCAGGCCGTCGACACCCCTACATACGACAAGGCTTCGGGCTTCTATGAGTTCAAACAACTTGACGGTAAGCAGACCCGCATCAACAAAGATCAGGTTCGCACCGTTAAAGACCTGTAA
- the mobA gene encoding molybdenum cofactor guanylyltransferase MobA — MSLDASPLPCSILLLAGGRGQRMGGQDKGLLPWHGQPLIAHLQRLTRPLTDDLIISCNRNHDHYAPYADQLVSDDSPDFPGPLAGIRTGLAAARHAHLLILPCDVPNIDVGLLTDLREIARRNPQLPVMVRHGEFWEPLICIIPTYLQTEVKRAWDAGERSPRKLFLHLGGVGLECPAEDPRLANLNTPKLLHPGIGVSE; from the coding sequence ATGTCTCTCGATGCTTCGCCCCTGCCCTGTTCGATTTTGCTGCTGGCCGGTGGCCGCGGCCAACGCATGGGCGGCCAGGACAAAGGCCTGCTGCCCTGGCATGGCCAGCCCCTGATCGCGCACTTGCAGCGCCTGACACGGCCGCTCACGGATGACTTGATCATCTCGTGCAACCGCAACCATGACCACTATGCGCCCTATGCCGACCAGTTGGTGAGTGACGACAGCCCGGACTTCCCCGGCCCGCTGGCAGGCATCCGCACCGGATTAGCCGCCGCGCGTCATGCGCATTTGCTGATACTGCCGTGTGATGTGCCAAACATCGACGTGGGACTGCTCACCGACCTGCGTGAGATTGCACGCCGCAACCCGCAGCTACCGGTGATGGTGCGCCATGGTGAGTTCTGGGAACCCTTGATCTGCATCATCCCGACATACCTGCAAACCGAGGTAAAACGGGCCTGGGACGCCGGCGAACGTAGCCCCCGCAAGCTTTTTTTGCACCTGGGTGGCGTGGGCCTGGAGTGCCCGGCTGAAGACCCGCGCCTGGCCAACTTGAATACACCGAAGCTGTTGCACCCAGGCATCGGCGTGTCAGAATGA
- the moaB gene encoding molybdenum cofactor biosynthesis protein B produces MNAKADAPFVPLNIAVLTVSDTRTLDTDTSGQVFVDRLTAAGHSLAERVLLKDDLYKIRAQVAHWIAEDVVQVVLITGGTGFTGRDSTPEAVSCLLDKQVDGFGELFRQISVADIGTSTVQSRALAGLSNGTLVCCLPGSTNAVRTGWDGILAEQLDNRHRPCNFVPHLKQAEPCQSRG; encoded by the coding sequence ATGAACGCCAAGGCTGATGCGCCCTTCGTACCCCTGAATATTGCTGTACTGACCGTCAGCGACACCCGCACCCTGGACACCGACACCTCGGGCCAGGTCTTCGTCGACCGGCTGACCGCCGCCGGCCACAGCCTGGCCGAGCGCGTGCTGCTCAAGGACGATCTCTACAAGATTCGCGCCCAAGTCGCCCACTGGATCGCCGAAGACGTGGTGCAAGTGGTGCTGATCACCGGCGGCACCGGCTTCACCGGCCGCGACAGCACGCCCGAAGCGGTAAGTTGCCTGCTGGACAAACAGGTCGACGGTTTTGGCGAATTGTTCCGCCAGATCTCCGTGGCCGATATCGGCACCTCCACTGTGCAATCGCGCGCGCTGGCCGGCCTGTCTAATGGCACGCTGGTGTGCTGCCTGCCGGGCTCCACCAACGCGGTGCGCACCGGCTGGGACGGCATCCTTGCCGAGCAACTGGATAACCGCCACCGCCCGTGCAACTTCGTCCCTCACCTGAAGCAGGCCGAACCCTGCCAATCCCGTGGGTAA